The nucleotide sequence AGAGGTAGGGTGCAAATGGCTTTAATGCCATAAATGATCGCTGCCCACCGTTGCCGATTCATGAAAAACTGCCAGCCATACTTCACTAGTTGGCGATGGTGAGACAGAGCATCGACTGGTCGCCAAGGCTGGGTTTCGGTAAATTCTCCCTGGATTCCCCGTCGCCGCCATGCCCGCTCGCAGACTAGCCGCTTCATCTGCTGTTGTTGAGCTTGCTTGCGCTCGCTTTCTGACTGGGAATGCTGGCGATATTGGGTAACAGTTGTGGGGAGGTTGGCCAATTTGCCAATTTCTCCTAGCTTTAGCCACAGATCTAAATCTTCTGCTAAGTAAGTAGTGGGGTCGTAGCCACCGACTTGCAGCACTGCCGATCGCCGCATCATAGCAGAAGGATGATTAATCGGGGTTTTGCCGCCCAGAGCAAGACGCTGAATCTCGTCGTTGTCTTCTGCTGCTTGGTAGTGGAACAGGATACGCCCTGCCTCATCGATGAAGTCTTGGGCACCACCGACACAGACCACATCGGGGTGCTGGCGCAAAAAGGCCACTTGTAAGGCAAAACGCTCTGGCATGGCAATATCATCCGCATCCATGCGGGCGATGAATTCTCCCTGAGCTAAAAGCAGCATCTCATTGAGGGCGGCCAGATAGCCCGTGTTGGGGCGGCTGATTAGGCGAATACGATCGTCCTGCTTGGCATAGCGTTGCAGAATGGTAAGGGAGCGATCGGTAGAACCATCATTGACAATCAAAAACTCAAAGTCCCTAAAGGTCTGGTTAAGGATACTCTCTACTGCTTTGGCTAAATAGCGCTGAGCGTTGTAGACAGGCATCAGCACAGAGATAGTTGGTGGCTGAGTCATAGGGATGGCCTCCACAGGGCTGTCTTCAGGTAGGCAACTACCAGCAACTTCCAACTACCTTTTCGCCAGGGTAATGTGGTCACGGCATGACGACCATAGGCGATTGCTTCCGTGCGATCGCGACGCTCCACCGCCTGCCAGCCACAACGCAAAATCATCTCGTAATAGCGCCATTCTGCATCTTCACAAGGTCTAGGAGGCAATCCCCGGCGTTGCCATGCCCGCTGGCACACATCCCTCACGGCTACGGTCATCTGGCGTAGTCGCTGGGCACTAGTGGACTTAGGATGCACCCGATAGTGCAAGATTACCTCTGCTAAGTTTGCGAGTTTACCTCGTTCACCCAAACGCAACAACAGGTCTAAATCTTCTGCTAGGGGAGTAGCGTGATCATAGCCGCCCACCTCGCGGAG is from Cyanobacteriota bacterium and encodes:
- a CDS encoding glycosyltransferase, translated to MTQPPTISVLMPVYNAQRYLAKAVESILNQTFRDFEFLIVNDGSTDRSLTILQRYAKQDDRIRLISRPNTGYLAALNEMLLLAQGEFIARMDADDIAMPERFALQVAFLRQHPDVVCVGGAQDFIDEAGRILFHYQAAEDNDEIQRLALGGKTPINHPSAMMRRSAVLQVGGYDPTTYLAEDLDLWLKLGEIGKLANLPTTVTQYRQHSQSESERKQAQQQQMKRLVCERAWRRRGIQGEFTETQPWRPVDALSHHRQLVKYGWQFFMNRQRWAAIIYGIKAICTLPLNIQGWKLLIIAVIKPLPKTRPLSTGQKL